Proteins found in one Polyangiaceae bacterium genomic segment:
- a CDS encoding TIGR04551 family protein, translating into MQTRTILSLALGALLTSSGAFAQPAPNAPPPADAPAAPKAGAAPKAGAAPKAGAAPKAGAAPKAGAAPKAGAAPKAGAAPKAGAAPDDDADTGDAADGDTPPTNGEDGDTTDTPPETPPTRPRGPQGPTTSPEPQGGMPGFGPMPMWPQPGTDAQQLKAQGQDRPDEKKSGSDPDQVYAEQWWSHARPIFEIHGYFRLRAELFHNFSLGRVDTPGAALWPMPADNHYNARQNSFGPTLCTADEAQVGDSDDPAKGLYPCKNKTQAGANIRFRLNPELHISDNLRVMSQIDLLDNLVLGSTPEGYGNTPADVGGYGVVKRSGYAPLGAFDSTQSPPSAGDNSIKDSVRVKRVWAEYLTPVGQLRFGRMPSHWGLGILANGGDGHDDDYQSTADRIMFVTGIKSLDIYFAGAWDFANEGATSETQKLPQAQPYDLAQLDDVDQYVFVAVRRKNPELTKLALAKGQLVLNGGAYVVHRRQLLANDQSGACNNGAATIGCTTSDISDGYARRGASAWIPDVWLQLLYKKFRFELEAVTIQGSIENTLSAKENSNYVSDVGENGWKIRQYGYALELEQKLVEDRLKLGFMHGWASGDGDVFGPQTGAGGLSPGLDGLQPQPVDGDRTISTFRFHPNYKVDLILHRNLLSRVEGTYYFRPSVDYDFLRNQNGQRFGGGFAAIWSRASQFVQTPGHKRDLGIELDLQLYYQSKDGALNDDPDKMGGFFTSLQYGVLFPLAGLGYQSQEQELIIEQLRDSGATDTSTAQILRWYLGVLF; encoded by the coding sequence ATGCAAACACGGACGATTCTCTCGCTCGCGCTCGGCGCGCTCCTCACGAGCAGTGGCGCCTTCGCGCAGCCTGCTCCCAACGCACCTCCACCCGCGGACGCACCAGCTGCTCCCAAAGCGGGCGCTGCTCCCAAAGCGGGCGCTGCTCCCAAAGCGGGCGCTGCTCCCAAAGCGGGCGCTGCTCCCAAAGCAGGCGCGGCCCCCAAAGCGGGCGCTGCTCCCAAAGCAGGCGCCGCTCCCAAGGCAGGCGCGGCCCCTGACGACGACGCAGACACCGGAGACGCAGCGGACGGCGACACCCCGCCGACCAACGGCGAAGACGGTGATACGACCGACACGCCGCCTGAGACTCCGCCGACCCGCCCGCGCGGTCCGCAAGGACCGACCACGTCACCCGAACCGCAAGGTGGCATGCCAGGGTTCGGACCGATGCCGATGTGGCCTCAGCCCGGCACCGACGCACAGCAGCTGAAGGCGCAGGGGCAGGATCGCCCCGACGAGAAGAAGTCCGGCAGCGATCCGGACCAGGTGTACGCCGAGCAGTGGTGGTCGCATGCGCGGCCGATCTTCGAGATCCACGGCTACTTCCGCCTGCGCGCGGAGTTGTTTCACAATTTCTCCCTCGGCAGGGTGGACACCCCCGGTGCTGCACTTTGGCCCATGCCGGCGGACAACCACTACAACGCGCGCCAGAACAGCTTCGGTCCCACGCTCTGCACTGCGGACGAAGCGCAGGTGGGCGACAGCGACGATCCGGCAAAGGGGCTCTATCCCTGCAAGAACAAGACGCAGGCCGGCGCCAACATTCGCTTTCGCCTCAATCCCGAGCTGCACATCTCCGACAACCTGCGGGTGATGAGCCAGATCGATCTGCTCGACAATCTGGTGCTCGGCTCGACGCCCGAAGGCTACGGCAACACGCCTGCGGACGTCGGTGGCTATGGAGTAGTGAAGCGCTCGGGCTACGCGCCCCTAGGCGCCTTCGACTCCACCCAGTCGCCACCCAGCGCAGGTGACAACAGCATCAAAGACAGCGTGCGGGTCAAGCGTGTCTGGGCGGAGTACCTGACGCCGGTGGGCCAACTGCGCTTCGGTCGCATGCCAAGCCACTGGGGCCTCGGCATCTTGGCGAACGGTGGCGACGGTCACGACGACGACTACCAGTCGACGGCGGACCGCATCATGTTCGTCACGGGCATCAAGAGCCTGGACATCTACTTCGCCGGCGCCTGGGACTTCGCCAACGAGGGCGCCACCAGCGAGACGCAGAAGCTTCCCCAAGCGCAGCCCTACGACTTGGCGCAGCTGGACGACGTCGACCAGTACGTGTTCGTCGCCGTGCGTCGCAAGAACCCGGAGCTGACCAAGCTGGCCCTCGCCAAAGGACAGCTCGTGCTCAACGGCGGTGCCTACGTGGTGCATCGCCGGCAGCTATTGGCCAACGACCAGAGCGGCGCCTGCAACAATGGCGCGGCGACCATTGGCTGTACCACTAGCGACATCTCCGACGGATACGCACGCCGCGGGGCATCCGCCTGGATCCCCGACGTCTGGCTGCAGCTGCTCTACAAGAAGTTTCGCTTCGAGCTAGAGGCCGTCACCATTCAGGGCTCAATCGAAAACACACTCTCTGCAAAAGAGAACAGCAACTATGTGTCAGATGTCGGTGAGAACGGTTGGAAGATTCGCCAGTACGGCTACGCCTTGGAGCTGGAACAGAAGCTAGTCGAAGATCGCCTGAAGCTCGGCTTCATGCACGGTTGGGCGTCCGGCGATGGCGACGTGTTCGGTCCGCAGACGGGCGCTGGCGGCCTCTCTCCCGGCCTCGACGGCCTGCAGCCACAGCCAGTTGATGGCGATCGCACGATCTCCACCTTCCGCTTCCACCCCAACTACAAGGTGGATCTGATCCTGCACCGCAACCTGCTGAGCCGGGTGGAAGGCACCTACTACTTCCGTCCCAGTGTGGACTACGACTTCCTGCGCAATCAAAACGGCCAGCGCTTCGGTGGTGGCTTCGCCGCGATCTGGTCCCGGGCCAGTCAGTTCGTCCAGACGCCGGGTCACAAGCGCGACCTCGGCATCGAGCTCGACCTGCAGCTCTACTACCAGTCCAAGGACGGCGCCCTCAACGACGACCCCGACAAGATGGGCGGGTTCTTCACCTCACTGCAGTACGGCGTGCTCTTTCCTTTGGCCGGCCTCGGCTACCAGTCGCAAGAACAAGAGCTCATCATCGAGCAACTCCGCGACAGCGGCGCGACGGACACGTCCACGGCTCAGATCCTGCGCTGGTATCTGGGCGTCCTGTTCTAG
- a CDS encoding DUF6029 family protein, translating into MSRRAPRMAFVLAWCSLPGSAWALDAGKVGDDAVQLDITDATSLVYNVDNRDSKPNQVNTRANDDWGVWYNRLNLQATWGKWTAGVRVDNAWFYRSPYPEAIALDLTEERGNPPGGIPRPVFFRQKLQEAGTELSTRYINWVYPAKYYIGYTTRDVELQLGDSYAQLGRGLVLSVRKSDELASDTTVRGARVTGHVRAGTTRLRLTALAGAMNPLRLDESSGRYLGVDDSVTGSELVVTEAGMPRAVDTDFVPAVPAYAPDRIVAGQIEIAPKGFKLGTQASMLLRQDPLNPDVVRQADRVLTASQSVALADIDSHGDAYLEVAYQSLSDADPDAGASRDLVDPGYAVYGAVTVIELPVSVLIEGKHYRRFFPLRANVDLSRAREFSGVQYSAPPTTGAFWIDTEFEGFNTCVSGGRAKSDVHVGKDESLFAWVGHYYSWAESVSNDACEISDANLNRVWDIAAGAEISSQKRKSRANFTVGGRMDNTDRVINDGFGETRVFYQESYARYDIIRFLGGPYSLQFQGWHRRRRQSFGGADEPWFEGQHLTGLDIAPHFSAAFGVEYDTNPQTPDTYFNGQLTYKFTSASSVSLFAGQRRGALRCVAGVCRIFPPFEGARLDAVFRM; encoded by the coding sequence ATGAGCCGCCGTGCCCCTAGGATGGCCTTCGTCTTGGCCTGGTGCTCCCTGCCTGGGTCGGCGTGGGCGCTCGACGCCGGCAAAGTGGGCGATGACGCCGTTCAGCTCGACATCACCGACGCGACGAGCCTCGTCTACAACGTCGACAATCGCGACTCGAAGCCGAATCAAGTCAACACCCGCGCGAACGACGACTGGGGCGTCTGGTACAATCGCCTGAACCTGCAGGCCACCTGGGGCAAGTGGACCGCCGGCGTGCGCGTCGACAACGCCTGGTTCTACCGCTCACCCTACCCCGAAGCGATCGCCCTCGATCTCACCGAAGAGCGCGGCAATCCGCCAGGCGGGATCCCACGCCCGGTCTTCTTCCGTCAGAAGCTGCAAGAAGCGGGGACGGAGCTGTCCACGCGCTACATCAACTGGGTGTACCCGGCAAAATACTACATCGGCTACACGACGCGCGACGTCGAGCTGCAGCTTGGCGACAGCTACGCGCAGCTGGGTCGCGGCCTGGTGCTGTCCGTGCGCAAAAGCGACGAGCTGGCCAGCGACACCACGGTGCGCGGCGCGCGCGTCACCGGCCACGTGCGCGCCGGCACGACGCGCCTGCGCTTGACCGCCCTCGCTGGCGCGATGAATCCGCTGCGCCTCGACGAGTCGAGCGGACGCTACTTGGGTGTGGACGACAGTGTGACGGGCTCCGAACTCGTGGTGACGGAAGCGGGCATGCCCCGCGCGGTGGATACGGATTTCGTGCCCGCTGTGCCCGCCTACGCTCCGGATCGTATCGTGGCGGGCCAGATCGAGATCGCGCCGAAGGGCTTCAAACTCGGCACCCAGGCGTCGATGCTCCTGCGCCAGGATCCCCTCAACCCGGACGTCGTGCGCCAGGCCGATCGAGTGCTCACGGCATCGCAGTCCGTGGCACTGGCAGACATCGATTCTCACGGCGACGCCTACTTGGAGGTCGCCTACCAGTCCTTGTCGGATGCCGATCCCGACGCCGGCGCCTCACGGGATTTGGTGGACCCCGGCTATGCCGTCTACGGCGCCGTGACCGTGATCGAACTTCCCGTTTCCGTGCTGATCGAGGGAAAGCACTATCGCCGCTTCTTCCCGCTCCGGGCCAACGTCGATCTCTCTCGCGCGCGCGAGTTCTCGGGCGTGCAGTACAGCGCGCCGCCCACGACCGGGGCCTTCTGGATCGACACGGAGTTCGAAGGCTTCAACACCTGCGTCAGCGGCGGCCGCGCCAAGAGCGACGTCCACGTCGGCAAGGACGAAAGCCTCTTCGCCTGGGTCGGCCACTACTACTCCTGGGCGGAGAGCGTCTCCAACGACGCCTGCGAAATCAGCGACGCCAACTTGAATCGCGTGTGGGACATCGCCGCGGGCGCGGAAATCAGCAGCCAAAAGCGCAAGAGCCGCGCCAACTTCACCGTCGGTGGCCGCATGGACAACACGGATCGCGTGATCAACGACGGCTTCGGCGAGACGCGCGTGTTCTATCAGGAGAGCTACGCGCGCTACGACATCATCCGCTTCCTGGGCGGTCCCTACTCGCTGCAGTTTCAAGGCTGGCACCGTCGTCGGCGGCAGTCCTTCGGCGGCGCCGACGAACCGTGGTTCGAGGGCCAGCACCTGACGGGTCTCGACATCGCGCCGCATTTCTCCGCGGCCTTCGGCGTCGAGTACGACACGAACCCGCAGACGCCGGACACCTACTTCAACGGGCAGCTCACCTACAAGTTCACAAGCGCCAGCAGCGTCTCGCTCTTCGCAGGTCAACGCCGCGGCGCACTGCGTTGCGTGGCGGGGGTCTGCCGCATCTTCCCGCCCTTCGAGGGCGCCCGCCTCGACGCCGTGTTCCGCATGTGA
- a CDS encoding TlpA disulfide reductase family protein, whose protein sequence is MKAVHSSLALSAILALGSAACGGTPATGPASPADGPTAATTSSVGDGEGTPTEPSGPRPPDFELPTLGGETVRLSDHLGKDVVLIDFWATFCDPCLASMPHLDELYKKHKDKGFVVLGVSIDGPDSQAEVKSTVAKLGVSFPILLDQETRVVALYNPKTSAPFSVLIGRDGGILTKKEGYTTGDSSSVDKDVEAALAK, encoded by the coding sequence ATGAAAGCCGTCCATTCTTCGCTCGCGCTGTCCGCGATTCTCGCTCTTGGCTCTGCTGCTTGTGGCGGCACGCCAGCTACGGGTCCTGCCTCTCCCGCGGACGGACCCACGGCCGCGACGACGAGCAGCGTTGGCGATGGCGAAGGAACCCCCACTGAGCCCAGCGGGCCGCGCCCGCCGGACTTCGAGCTGCCGACCTTGGGCGGGGAAACGGTTCGGCTCAGCGACCACTTGGGCAAGGACGTGGTGCTGATCGACTTCTGGGCGACCTTCTGCGACCCGTGCCTGGCTTCGATGCCGCACTTGGACGAACTCTACAAGAAGCACAAGGACAAGGGCTTCGTCGTGCTTGGCGTGTCCATCGACGGTCCGGACTCCCAGGCCGAAGTGAAGAGCACGGTGGCGAAGCTCGGTGTCAGCTTTCCCATTCTGCTCGACCAGGAGACTCGGGTCGTCGCGCTCTACAATCCCAAGACGAGCGCGCCCTTCTCGGTCTTGATCGGCCGCGACGGCGGCATCCTGACGAAGAAGGAAGGCTACACCACGGGCGACTCGAGCTCCGTCGACAAAGACGTCGAAGCCGCCCTGGCAAAGTAG
- a CDS encoding HEAT repeat domain-containing protein: MLPAYLCRLRRVLLILGCATLLIISSASAASSRVTHLIERLEKGDDFRVRVQAALELGKSKSNAARAPLEVALDDGNAAVRAAAAAALKVLGDPAAIPALERHKKDTSPAVRSQIKSSIAALKSAASSISDKPRILVKLGRMKDARGVRSGLLGEVEQASRKKFGELPGIRVVAAEPDSDGKSLPLVMVTGQVRKLNTSSQGDSVVYSASVEYMVHRMPEQAIAGTVSGSASTTASRAEARDRRRNIELKRAVLAAAVESAVRRAPEALAAAAR; encoded by the coding sequence GTGCTGCCGGCCTACCTCTGCCGCCTTCGTCGCGTGCTCCTGATCCTCGGATGCGCGACGCTGCTGATCATCAGCTCAGCTTCCGCAGCGTCGTCGCGGGTCACACATCTGATCGAACGCTTGGAGAAGGGTGACGACTTTCGCGTGCGTGTGCAGGCGGCGCTCGAGCTCGGCAAGAGCAAGAGCAACGCAGCGCGTGCGCCCTTGGAGGTCGCGCTCGACGACGGCAACGCAGCGGTGCGTGCCGCTGCGGCTGCTGCGCTCAAAGTGCTCGGCGACCCTGCGGCGATCCCAGCCTTGGAACGTCACAAGAAGGATACGTCGCCCGCGGTGCGCTCGCAGATCAAGTCCAGCATCGCCGCGCTCAAGTCAGCGGCCTCGAGTATTTCGGACAAGCCTCGGATCCTGGTGAAGCTCGGTCGCATGAAGGACGCGCGTGGGGTTCGCTCCGGACTCCTGGGCGAAGTTGAACAAGCATCGCGCAAGAAGTTTGGCGAGCTGCCCGGAATCCGTGTCGTGGCGGCTGAGCCGGACAGTGACGGCAAGAGCTTGCCCTTGGTGATGGTGACCGGCCAGGTTCGCAAGCTCAACACGTCTTCTCAGGGCGACAGCGTGGTGTACTCGGCGAGCGTGGAATACATGGTGCACCGCATGCCCGAGCAGGCAATTGCCGGCACCGTCAGCGGATCCGCCAGTACCACGGCTTCCCGCGCCGAAGCGCGGGATCGACGCCGCAACATCGAGCTCAAGCGCGCGGTCCTAGCTGCGGCGGTAGAGAGCGCAGTGCGACGCGCTCCCGAGGCGCTCGCGGCCGCCGCACGCTGA
- a CDS encoding thrombospondin type 3 repeat-containing protein, which translates to MLVRTHLPRCVRHLIPCLAAAGVVAAVAPAAHGQALDKEFSVQRFNPAPGPRNYFTTRGVRTDGEMAWSAGLFANYAWKPFEVRSCRSETDCNDPNASRPDDVKVVENLVTADFMGSLTPIPRVQLGLRVPLTFVKGEGLEDDGTSPEGGLSAFGMGDAELEGKVRLHGEITDPFVVGAGLFVTGPLGRATAKGNYIGDATPTAGVRGIFDGAQGPFSFGGNLAAVYRGEGRVGSTTLGPEFRYGVAGGLKASPLLRVVLDGFGATKFSAKNGTNSFELDGGIQITPLDSPFVISAGAGTGLIQGVGVPAVRGFLGVMFVQERKDRDGDGLLDDQDQCPTEPEDKDGVQDDDGCPDFDNDGDTINDDVDKCPTEAEDPDGFEDTDGCPEKDNDKDGVPDDRDACPLKAETKNGYKDDDGCPDEPDRDGDGVPDAKDQCPDGPEDTDGFKDTDGCPDPDNDGDGIEDNKDECIDEPETKNGFEDEDGCPDEDPKKKK; encoded by the coding sequence ATGCTCGTCCGTACCCACCTGCCCCGCTGCGTCCGTCACCTCATTCCTTGTTTGGCAGCTGCCGGCGTCGTCGCTGCGGTCGCCCCCGCTGCCCACGGGCAGGCGCTCGACAAGGAGTTTTCCGTTCAGCGCTTCAACCCCGCTCCCGGCCCGCGCAACTACTTCACTACGCGTGGGGTTCGGACGGACGGCGAGATGGCCTGGAGCGCCGGGCTGTTCGCGAACTACGCTTGGAAGCCTTTCGAGGTGCGCAGCTGCCGTTCCGAGACGGACTGCAATGACCCGAACGCGTCGCGTCCCGACGACGTGAAGGTCGTCGAGAATCTCGTCACCGCAGACTTCATGGGTTCGCTGACACCGATCCCTCGCGTGCAACTTGGGTTGCGCGTGCCGCTGACCTTCGTGAAGGGCGAAGGGCTCGAAGACGACGGCACCTCTCCAGAAGGTGGGCTTTCCGCCTTCGGCATGGGCGACGCCGAGCTCGAGGGCAAGGTTCGCTTGCACGGGGAAATCACTGATCCCTTCGTCGTGGGTGCGGGACTGTTCGTGACCGGGCCCCTCGGACGTGCGACGGCAAAGGGCAACTACATCGGGGATGCGACTCCGACGGCTGGCGTTCGCGGTATCTTCGACGGGGCGCAAGGGCCGTTCTCTTTCGGCGGCAACCTGGCCGCGGTGTATCGCGGCGAGGGGCGCGTGGGATCGACGACGCTTGGCCCCGAGTTCCGCTACGGCGTGGCGGGTGGCTTGAAGGCCAGCCCGTTGCTGCGGGTGGTGCTCGACGGCTTCGGAGCGACCAAGTTCAGCGCCAAGAACGGCACCAACTCCTTCGAGCTCGACGGCGGCATTCAAATCACTCCCTTGGATTCTCCCTTCGTCATCAGTGCCGGGGCGGGTACCGGGTTGATTCAGGGCGTGGGCGTGCCCGCGGTGCGAGGCTTCTTGGGCGTCATGTTCGTGCAGGAGCGCAAGGACCGTGACGGCGACGGACTCTTGGACGATCAGGACCAGTGCCCGACCGAGCCCGAGGACAAGGACGGCGTTCAAGACGACGACGGGTGTCCGGACTTCGATAACGATGGTGACACGATCAACGACGACGTCGACAAGTGTCCGACGGAGGCCGAGGATCCCGATGGCTTCGAAGACACCGACGGCTGTCCCGAGAAGGACAACGACAAGGACGGCGTGCCCGACGACCGCGACGCGTGCCCGCTGAAGGCGGAGACGAAGAACGGCTACAAGGACGACGATGGCTGTCCCGACGAACCTGATCGGGACGGCGACGGCGTGCCGGATGCCAAGGATCAGTGTCCCGACGGTCCCGAGGACACCGACGGCTTCAAGGACACCGACGGCTGCCCGGATCCCGACAACGATGGGGACGGCATCGAGGACAACAAGGACGAGTGCATCGACGAGCCCGAGACGAAGAACGGGTTCGAGGACGAGGACGGTTGTCCCGACGAGGACCCGAAGAAGAAGAAGTAA
- a CDS encoding TlpA disulfide reductase family protein codes for MTQSIRLTGALLGSLALTLLAGCSGGGMGKGGEASGEAEHPLLGAKAPDFNLKAQYGGSEASLSAVAGKVVIVDFWATWCDPCKESFPHYQAMLDRHAGDLAVIGVSVDDEPDGIAAFGQQTGVKFPLAWDDGQSVSRQYSPSTMPTSFVIDRNGIVRYVHAGFHSGDEAELEQRVSAIK; via the coding sequence ATGACGCAATCAATTCGGTTGACGGGGGCCCTGCTTGGCTCCCTGGCACTGACGTTGCTCGCTGGCTGCAGCGGTGGTGGAATGGGTAAGGGCGGCGAAGCCAGTGGCGAAGCGGAGCATCCGCTGCTCGGTGCAAAGGCGCCGGACTTCAATTTGAAGGCACAGTACGGCGGCAGCGAGGCGAGCCTCTCGGCCGTCGCGGGCAAGGTCGTGATCGTAGATTTCTGGGCGACTTGGTGCGATCCCTGCAAGGAGAGCTTTCCGCACTACCAAGCGATGCTCGATCGGCATGCTGGCGACCTGGCGGTGATCGGCGTCAGCGTGGACGACGAGCCGGATGGCATCGCCGCCTTCGGCCAGCAAACGGGCGTGAAATTCCCGCTGGCGTGGGACGACGGGCAGAGCGTGTCGCGTCAGTACTCGCCCTCGACCATGCCCACCAGCTTCGTCATCGACCGCAACGGAATCGTCCGTTACGTGCACGCTGGATTCCACTCCGGCGACGAAGCAGAGCTGGAGCAGCGCGTCTCTGCGATAAAGTAA
- a CDS encoding DUF362 domain-containing protein — MSHYDELSRRGFLGAATTLAGAALAPNAFAADKTAGDDALIAKPPAGFNPLSSRGKIVKVSKGGAFADLMQPNELWPKPEIAKRMLERALTTFTGTSNLVEALGKFIHKDDSVAIKLNGIAGQSGATMAVNAELVLPLVDGLLALGVPADKIVVFEQFGSYMRGTRVNVKGNKLPKGVKAEIHGNSVASMKPIAVFEKVKTQYVKFFTDATAVIDMTQIKDHSICGYTGCLKNITHGSITNPQKHHAHKASPQIAVLYKHPIVTSRVRLHITDGFKIIYDQGPLDKNPKRRIPHGAVYVATDPVAMDTLGWKIVEAARKENGLKTLEQAGRKPTYIEKAADFGLGEHAESKLRLKEVTI, encoded by the coding sequence ATGAGTCACTACGACGAGCTGAGCCGACGCGGGTTTCTGGGCGCTGCCACCACCTTGGCGGGCGCGGCGCTGGCGCCGAACGCCTTTGCTGCCGACAAGACCGCGGGCGACGACGCCCTGATCGCGAAGCCTCCAGCGGGGTTCAATCCCCTCTCCTCGCGCGGCAAGATTGTGAAGGTGAGCAAGGGCGGGGCCTTCGCGGATTTGATGCAGCCGAACGAGCTGTGGCCGAAGCCGGAGATCGCCAAGCGCATGCTGGAGCGCGCGTTGACGACCTTCACCGGAACGAGCAACCTGGTGGAGGCCCTCGGCAAGTTCATCCACAAGGACGACAGCGTCGCCATCAAGCTCAACGGCATAGCTGGGCAGAGTGGCGCGACGATGGCGGTCAACGCAGAGCTGGTGCTGCCGCTGGTGGACGGGCTCTTGGCGCTGGGCGTCCCGGCCGACAAGATCGTGGTCTTCGAGCAGTTCGGAAGCTACATGCGCGGCACGCGCGTGAACGTGAAGGGCAACAAGCTACCCAAGGGCGTCAAGGCCGAGATCCACGGCAACTCCGTGGCCAGCATGAAGCCCATCGCCGTGTTCGAGAAAGTGAAGACGCAGTACGTGAAGTTCTTCACGGATGCCACTGCGGTGATCGACATGACTCAGATAAAGGATCACTCGATCTGCGGCTACACTGGCTGCCTGAAGAACATCACCCACGGCTCGATCACGAATCCGCAAAAGCACCACGCTCACAAGGCCAGCCCACAGATCGCCGTGCTCTACAAGCACCCCATCGTGACCAGCCGTGTGCGCCTGCACATCACGGATGGCTTCAAGATCATCTACGACCAGGGCCCCTTGGACAAAAACCCCAAGCGCCGCATTCCCCACGGCGCCGTGTACGTCGCGACGGATCCCGTGGCGATGGACACCCTGGGCTGGAAGATCGTGGAAGCCGCGCGCAAGGAAAACGGCCTGAAGACACTCGAGCAAGCCGGCCGCAAGCCGACCTACATCGAGAAGGCCGCAGACTTCGGCCTCGGCGAACACGCCGAGAGCAAGCTACGCCTCAAAGAAGTGACGATCTGA
- a CDS encoding redoxin domain-containing protein → MRRLMTTGLACLALVACASEDSIAQKDYYQGEQVTPNTGTPGNSVYEPPFQAAEYPAGPYGTNTGSVMANFTFRGWKKPTEVAYDETKFEDMSMADFYDPDGSKGVKVIMLNASAVWCTVCRAEYNKFKNEGTYGKYKAMGAEFISAIFEDAANPPNPSKPADLAWWGSTYQVEFPMVLDPGFKLGQFFTADATPMNLLIDARNMVIIGKYLGGDTTAMFAQLEQHVASY, encoded by the coding sequence ATGCGAAGACTCATGACCACCGGTTTGGCCTGCCTCGCGCTCGTCGCGTGCGCGTCCGAAGACTCTATTGCGCAGAAGGACTACTACCAAGGCGAGCAGGTGACGCCGAACACCGGGACGCCGGGCAACAGCGTGTACGAGCCTCCCTTCCAGGCGGCTGAGTATCCGGCCGGGCCTTACGGCACCAACACCGGTTCGGTGATGGCGAACTTCACCTTCCGCGGCTGGAAGAAGCCGACGGAGGTCGCCTACGACGAAACGAAGTTCGAAGACATGTCGATGGCCGACTTCTACGACCCCGATGGCAGCAAGGGCGTGAAGGTCATCATGCTCAACGCCTCTGCCGTGTGGTGCACGGTCTGCCGAGCCGAGTACAACAAGTTCAAGAACGAGGGCACCTACGGCAAGTACAAGGCGATGGGCGCCGAGTTCATCAGCGCCATCTTCGAAGACGCCGCCAACCCGCCGAATCCCTCCAAGCCCGCCGACCTCGCGTGGTGGGGCAGCACCTATCAGGTGGAGTTCCCGATGGTGCTCGACCCCGGCTTCAAGCTCGGCCAGTTCTTCACGGCCGACGCCACGCCCATGAACTTGCTGATCGATGCTCGCAACATGGTGATCATCGGCAAGTACTTGGGTGGCGACACCACGGCGATGTTCGCGCAGCTCGAACAGCACGTCGCCAGTTACTGA
- a CDS encoding serine/threonine-protein kinase, with the protein MAVCAGCRNVIEDQAVFCPLCGLRRVVEQRVEPGASLDLSWGKVVLGERIGEGGMGVVYRAWLYYNPDGPHAGTPEHPVAVKVLHPLLKSRERARRLFLGEAEALGRLSHPNIVHFFALYQDGGHLALVIELVDGSALNDIVERHAHRARPGGLPCMPFMRAWHYFSQLLGALAAIHALGIIHRDVKPNNVLVRKDGVVKLTDFGIARLPADAARNTGGMAPGTGAYMAPEQVLGRDLDARADLYAAAIVLYEMLTGVTPFDSPTRNEIMVRTAQVEETPPPLSSLVPQAPPVLDVLFARALAKDPMHRYGSAIELGEAFREALSLPETNGWNAQQRLAENAQAISQLGLPVAPNGTRPVPEATAKKLRTDVMKAYGS; encoded by the coding sequence GTGGCCGTCTGCGCGGGCTGTCGAAATGTGATCGAAGACCAAGCGGTCTTTTGCCCGCTGTGCGGTCTCAGGCGAGTCGTGGAGCAGCGCGTGGAGCCAGGCGCATCCCTCGACCTGAGCTGGGGCAAGGTCGTGTTGGGAGAGCGCATCGGCGAAGGCGGCATGGGCGTCGTGTACCGCGCATGGCTCTACTACAACCCGGATGGCCCGCACGCTGGCACTCCGGAACATCCCGTCGCGGTCAAGGTGCTGCATCCCTTGCTGAAGAGTCGCGAGCGGGCGCGCCGGCTTTTTCTAGGCGAGGCCGAAGCGCTGGGTCGTCTGTCGCACCCGAACATCGTGCACTTCTTCGCGCTCTATCAAGACGGCGGACACCTGGCCCTCGTGATCGAACTGGTGGACGGCAGCGCACTCAACGACATCGTGGAACGCCACGCGCACCGCGCGCGCCCCGGCGGTCTGCCCTGCATGCCCTTCATGCGTGCTTGGCACTACTTCTCTCAACTTCTCGGCGCGCTGGCAGCGATTCATGCCCTTGGGATCATCCACCGCGATGTGAAACCCAACAACGTGCTGGTGCGCAAAGATGGCGTGGTCAAGTTGACGGACTTCGGGATCGCACGCTTGCCTGCCGATGCCGCGCGCAACACCGGTGGCATGGCGCCAGGCACCGGCGCGTACATGGCGCCGGAGCAAGTCCTCGGCCGCGACTTGGATGCGCGTGCGGATCTCTACGCGGCCGCCATCGTGCTTTACGAAATGCTCACTGGCGTCACGCCCTTCGACTCCCCCACGCGCAACGAGATCATGGTGCGAACCGCACAGGTGGAGGAAACGCCCCCACCCCTGTCCAGCTTGGTGCCGCAGGCACCGCCGGTGCTCGACGTGCTGTTCGCTCGCGCGCTCGCGAAGGACCCCATGCATCGCTACGGGTCCGCCATCGAGTTGGGGGAAGCCTTTCGTGAGGCGCTCTCCCTGCCCGAGACCAATGGCTGGAATGCGCAGCAGCGGCTGGCCGAAAACGCCCAAGCCATCTCCCAGCTCGGCCTGCCCGTTGCTCCGAACGGCACACGCCCGGTCCCCGAAGCGACCGCAAAGAAGCTGCGCACCGACGTCATGAAGGCCTACGGCAGCTGA